A single window of Loxodonta africana isolate mLoxAfr1 chromosome 10, mLoxAfr1.hap2, whole genome shotgun sequence DNA harbors:
- the GON7 gene encoding EKC/KEOPS complex subunit GON7 isoform X1: MELLGEYIGQDGQRLRLRVSCEAPDDGNPLQGLLSGVVQMRERVAELLGPLVQREAQDPLAAAGDEALDGDDEDDAEDENNIDNRTNSDGPSAKRPKPPS; encoded by the exons ATGGAGCTGCTAGGGGAGTACATAGGGCAGGACGGGCAACGGCTGCGGCTGCGGGTGTCTTGTGAGGCGCCGGACGACGGCAACCCTTTGCAGGGCCTGTTGTCGGGGGTGGTTCAGATGAGGGAAAGGGTGGCCGAGCTCCTTGGTCCCCTGGTACAGCGGGAAGCGCAGGACCCGTTGGCTGCGGCTGGAGACGAGGCCTTGGACG gtgatgatgaagatgatgcagAAGATGAAAATAACATTGATAACAGAACTAACTCAGATGGACCATCTGCAAAACGGCCAAAACCACCGTCTTAA
- the UBR7 gene encoding putative E3 ubiquitin-protein ligase UBR7: MAGAEGSAGRHSELEPVVSLVDVLEEDEELENEACAVLGGSDSEKCSYSQGSVKRQALYACSTCTPEGEEPAGICLACSYECHGSHKLFELYTKRNFRCDCGNSKFKNLECKLFPDKAKVNSGNKYNDNFFGLYCVCKRPYPDPEDEIPDEMIQCVVCEDWFHGRHLGATPPESGDFQEMVCQACMKRCSFLWTYAAQLAVTKVSAEDEGLLLNVDGKGDQEVIKTENGDHQDSILKEDVPESGKDAVKDIKVEQTNEPCTSSSSESALQTAFKNQSLDSESQSSCKFQEFKAKQFIKKDTATYWPLNWRSKLCTCKDCMKMYGDLDVLFLTDEYDTVLAYENKGKIDQATDRRDPLMDTLNRMNRVQQVELICEYNDLKTELKDYLKRFADDGTVVKREDIQQFFEEFQSKKRRRVDGMQYYCS, from the exons ATGGCCGGAGCAGAGGGCTCCGCTGGGCGGCATTCGGAGCTGGAGCCTGTGGTATCGTTGGTCGACGTCCTTGAGGAGGACGAGGAACTGGAGAATGAGGCGTGCGCTGTGCTGGGCGGCAGCGACTCCGAGAAGTGCTCCTATTCGCAG GGCTCAGTAAAGAGACAAGCACTATATGCCTGTAGTACGTGCACCCCAGAGGGAGAAGAACCAGCTGGGATTTGCCTAGCTTGCAGTTACGAATGCCATGGAAGTCATAAACTTTTTGAGCTATATACGAAAAG AAATTTTCGTTGTGATTGTGGAAACAGCAAGTTTAAAAATTTGGAATGCAAACTATTTCCT GATAAAGCAAAGGTAAATTCAGGCAATAAGTACAATGACAACTTTTTTGGACTGTACTGCGTTTGCAAGAGACCTTATCCTGATCCTGAAGATGAG ATTCCAGATGAAATGATCCAGTGTGTAGTCTGTGAAGACTGGTTCCATGGAAGG CATCTTGGTGCCACTCCCCCTGAGAGTGGGGATTTCCAAGAGATGGTGTGCCAAGCTTGTATGAAACGCTGTTCTTTCTTGTGGACTTACGCTGCACAATTGGCAG TAACCAAAGTATCTGCTGAGGATGAGGGGTTGCTGCTGAATGTGGATGGAAAAGGTGATCAGGAAGTCATCAAAACTGAAAATGGAGATCATCAAGACAGTATCCTCAAAGAGGATGTCCCAGAAAGTGGAAAAGATGCTGTGAAGGACATTAAAGTAGAGCAAACGAACGAACCATGTACCAGCTCCAGTTCTGAGTCTGCTCTCCAG ACAGCGTTTAAGAATCAGAGTCTCGACTCAGAATCGCAATCCAGCTGCAAATTTCAAGAATTTAAAGCTaagcagtttataaagaaagacaCTGCCACCTATTGGCCCCTGAACTGGCGTAGCAAGTTATGTACCTGCAAAGACTGTATG aaaatGTATGGAGATCTCGATGTCCTGTTCCTGACAGATGAGTATGACACCGTTTTGGCTTATGAAAACAAAGGCAAGATTGACCAGGCAACTGATAGGCGAGACCCTTTAATGGATACCCTAAACAGGATGAATAGAGTCCAGCAAGTGGAACTGATTTGTG AATACAATGATTTGAAGACTGAACTTAAAGACTATCTCAAGAGATTTGCTGATGATGGCACG GTTGTGAAGAGAGAGGACATTCAGCAGTTCTTTGAAGAATTTCAgtcaaaaaagagaagaagagtgGATGGGATGCAGTATTACTGCAGCTAG